The following coding sequences are from one Rutidosis leptorrhynchoides isolate AG116_Rl617_1_P2 chromosome 11, CSIRO_AGI_Rlap_v1, whole genome shotgun sequence window:
- the LOC139875409 gene encoding uncharacterized mitochondrial protein AtMg00810-like gives MTDLGLLHYFLGIHATRTGSGLFLSHKQYASEIIEREGMLSCHPYMTPVEPGAKLTSHGPPVKDPTLYRSLAGALQYLNFTRPDISYAVLQVCIFMNDPREQHMHDLRRMIRYIQGTTDLGLQLYASSPNTLVAYTDADWVSFPTTRRSTSGYCVFLGNNLLSWSSKNQLTPSRSSAEAEYRGVANAVAEPCFHNLLRALHCPLTSATLVYYDNVSYV, from the coding sequence ATGACAGATTTAGGTCTACTTCACTACTTTCTTGGTATTCACGCTACTCGTACTGGGTCTGGGTTGTTTCTCTCACATAAACAGTATGCCTCTGAGATCATTGAGAGGGAAGGCATGCTCTCATGTCATCCGTACATGACACCGGTTGAACCCGGTGCCAAGCTTACTAGCCATGGTCCTCCTGTTAAGGACCCAACCTTGTATCGTAGCCTTGCAGGTGCCTTACAGTATCTCAATTTCACCCGTCCAGATATTTCCTATGCCGTTCTGCAGGTGTGTATATTCATGAATGATCCACGTGAGCAGCACATGCATGATCTCCGACGGATGATCCGTTACATTCAGGGTACCACTGACCTGGGACTTCAGCTATATGCGTCCTCACCCAACACCTTGGTTGCTTACACTGATGCTGATTGGGTAAGTTTTCCCACCACTCGACGCTCCACatcgggttattgtgtttttcttgGCAACAACCTCCTATCCTGGTCCTCTAAGAATCAGCTCACGCCGTCCCGCTCTAGTGCAGAGGCAGAATATCGAGGGGTTGCCAACGCAGTTGCAGAGCCTTGCTTTCATAATCTCCTTCGTGCACTTCATTGTCCGCTTACTTCAGCTACATTGGTTTACTATGATAATGTTAGCTATGTCTAA